The Kitasatospora sp. NBC_01287 genome contains a region encoding:
- a CDS encoding BTAD domain-containing putative transcriptional regulator, which translates to MDHQQGPADAVSSAPAAAVPDRGEPAWTASHLRFGLLGPLTVQDATGTALPVSSPKCRALLAVLLLEPNRVVSRDRLTAALWGEHPPATAATSLNNHVVQLRRLLGAGGPGRLRTVPPGYLLQVGEHELDSGLFATHLEAARTARRQGDWPGVSQQAGAALALWRGTPLTDLPTLAEEALPHVQRLHELRLQGLEWFVDAELELGRPHAVVPELNRLTAEHPLRESFHRQLMLALHRTDQRAEALAVHRRLRGTLVEELGIEPGPSVRAAHQEILRAEVGAGLPMVPPQRQAPEPARSAAPAPPAPAAAPAAVAAGAGLPRDVAGFTGRCEELERLLTACRAGSSDGQVVGIHAVDGMPGVGKSALAIHAAHRLAADFPDGQIFLPLHAHTPGTPAVEPADALTALLLTIGVSPQQIPRDLDARANLWRSRLAGRRMLLLLDDARSSEQVRPLMPGTPGSLVLVTSRRRLPALGDAVPITLGVLPPEEAAALFTATAGRPDLAPEQAAVKEVVRLCGYLPLAIHLTAARLRHRRAWSVADLVPDLAAAAGRLGALRAEDVSVAAAFDLSYRDLTPAQRRLFRRLGLHPGDHFDARAAAALDGGDLATARRLLEELEDHHLVDEPVRGRYRMHDLIREHARALSAEDDQATRYAAVGRLLDGYLALAIEAGRHLAINCPERPDGAELPTEGAAMAWLRTERGNLRAAVEHAARHGYPRHAVWLPAALHDLLRAQGHWSQARALHEIALETAQLTCDWLGQAQALIHLGTFQRLTGEHEAGAEHLRQALELFRSLDEPSGQAAVLIQLGAMERTFGDNGRAREYFAQALTLARGANDRPGEAESLCQLGILGRITGDYAEATEHATLALALFRRLGNRTGQTAALSELSLIQQLTGDLTASEASLHLALELCRDRDDRPGEAYALASLGSLQQLTGRYQAAELTHQQALTLYQGLGNRIGHANALMALGAVRLVTGQYDAAERDLERAGLMYRELDEARGRMNTGAYLGVLQQATGRHAQAVASLGQALGLYREQGDLLGESRVLAYLGDALLSTGDHQGAADRLGQALALCQERGDQAGQAEVRNLLGRLLTTTGDLAGAQGEFAAALTCALAAGSPLEEVRALSGLGRGDLAAGRPCEGRTRLRQALTLARRLGVPEAERIEAALSPRPTGLSAAC; encoded by the coding sequence ATGGACCATCAACAAGGCCCCGCGGACGCCGTTTCGTCCGCCCCGGCTGCGGCCGTGCCCGACCGGGGCGAACCGGCATGGACGGCCTCCCACCTGCGGTTCGGCCTGCTGGGGCCGCTGACGGTCCAGGACGCCACGGGCACCGCGCTGCCGGTGAGCTCCCCCAAGTGCCGGGCGCTGCTGGCGGTGCTGCTGCTGGAGCCGAACCGGGTGGTCTCCCGCGACCGGCTGACGGCGGCGCTGTGGGGCGAGCACCCGCCGGCCACCGCCGCCACCTCCCTCAACAACCACGTGGTCCAGCTGCGCCGGCTGCTCGGCGCGGGCGGTCCCGGCCGACTGCGCACCGTCCCGCCCGGCTACCTGCTCCAGGTCGGCGAGCACGAGCTGGACAGCGGGCTCTTCGCCACCCACCTGGAGGCGGCCCGCACCGCCCGGCGCCAGGGCGACTGGCCGGGCGTCAGCCAGCAGGCCGGGGCGGCCCTCGCGCTGTGGCGCGGCACTCCGCTGACCGACCTGCCCACGCTCGCCGAGGAGGCGCTGCCGCACGTGCAGCGGCTGCACGAGCTGCGGCTGCAGGGCCTGGAGTGGTTCGTGGACGCCGAGCTGGAGCTGGGCCGCCCGCACGCCGTGGTCCCGGAACTGAACCGGCTGACCGCCGAGCACCCGCTGCGCGAGTCGTTCCACCGCCAGCTGATGCTGGCCCTGCACCGCACCGACCAGCGGGCCGAGGCGCTCGCCGTGCACCGGCGGCTGCGCGGCACCCTGGTCGAGGAGCTCGGCATCGAGCCGGGACCCAGCGTGCGGGCCGCGCACCAGGAGATCCTGCGGGCCGAGGTCGGCGCCGGCCTGCCCATGGTGCCGCCGCAGCGGCAGGCCCCGGAGCCCGCCAGGAGCGCCGCCCCCGCCCCGCCGGCGCCCGCCGCGGCGCCCGCCGCGGTGGCCGCCGGGGCCGGGCTGCCCCGGGACGTGGCCGGGTTCACCGGGCGCTGCGAGGAGCTGGAGCGGCTGCTCACCGCCTGCCGCGCGGGCAGCTCCGACGGCCAGGTGGTCGGCATCCACGCGGTCGACGGGATGCCGGGGGTGGGCAAGAGCGCGCTGGCGATCCACGCCGCGCACCGGCTGGCGGCCGACTTCCCGGACGGGCAGATCTTCCTGCCACTGCACGCCCACACCCCTGGCACCCCCGCCGTCGAGCCCGCGGACGCGCTCACCGCGCTGCTGCTCACCATCGGCGTCTCCCCGCAGCAGATACCGCGGGACCTGGACGCGCGGGCCAACCTGTGGCGCAGCCGACTGGCCGGGCGGCGGATGCTGCTGCTGCTGGACGACGCCCGCAGCAGCGAGCAGGTCCGCCCGCTGATGCCCGGCACCCCGGGCAGCCTGGTGCTGGTCACCAGCCGGCGGCGGCTGCCGGCGCTGGGCGACGCGGTGCCGATCACCCTGGGGGTGCTGCCGCCCGAGGAGGCGGCCGCGCTCTTCACCGCCACGGCGGGGCGCCCCGATCTGGCCCCCGAGCAGGCGGCGGTGAAGGAGGTGGTGCGGCTCTGCGGCTACCTACCGCTGGCGATCCACCTGACCGCGGCCCGGCTGCGGCACCGGCGGGCCTGGTCGGTGGCCGACCTGGTGCCGGACCTGGCGGCCGCGGCGGGCCGGCTGGGCGCGCTGCGCGCCGAGGACGTCTCGGTGGCCGCCGCCTTCGACCTCTCCTACCGGGACCTGACGCCCGCGCAGCGCCGGCTCTTCCGCCGGCTCGGCCTCCATCCCGGTGACCACTTCGACGCCCGGGCCGCCGCCGCACTGGACGGCGGCGACCTGGCCACCGCGCGCCGGCTGCTGGAGGAGTTGGAGGACCACCACCTGGTCGACGAGCCGGTGCGCGGCCGCTACCGGATGCACGACCTGATCCGCGAGCACGCCAGGGCGCTGAGCGCCGAGGACGACCAGGCCACCCGCTACGCCGCGGTGGGCCGGCTGCTCGACGGCTACCTGGCGCTGGCCATCGAGGCCGGCCGGCACCTGGCGATCAACTGCCCGGAGCGGCCCGACGGCGCCGAGCTGCCCACCGAGGGCGCGGCGATGGCCTGGCTGCGCACCGAGCGCGGCAACCTGCGCGCCGCGGTGGAGCACGCGGCCCGCCACGGGTACCCGCGGCACGCCGTGTGGCTGCCGGCCGCGCTGCACGACCTGCTGCGCGCCCAGGGCCACTGGAGCCAGGCCCGCGCCCTGCACGAGATCGCGCTGGAGACCGCCCAACTCACCTGCGACTGGCTGGGCCAGGCCCAGGCACTCATCCACCTGGGCACCTTCCAGCGGCTCACCGGCGAGCACGAGGCCGGCGCCGAGCACCTGCGCCAGGCGCTGGAGCTGTTCCGGAGCCTGGACGAGCCGAGCGGGCAGGCCGCGGTGCTGATCCAGCTCGGCGCGATGGAGCGCACCTTCGGGGACAACGGCCGGGCCAGGGAGTACTTCGCCCAGGCGCTCACCCTGGCCAGGGGCGCGAACGACCGGCCCGGCGAGGCCGAGTCGCTCTGCCAGCTGGGCATCCTGGGCCGGATCACCGGCGACTACGCCGAGGCCACCGAGCACGCCACCTTGGCCCTGGCGCTCTTCCGCCGGCTGGGCAACCGCACGGGGCAGACGGCGGCGCTCAGCGAGCTGAGCCTGATCCAGCAGCTGACCGGCGACCTGACCGCCTCCGAGGCGAGCCTGCACCTGGCGCTGGAGCTGTGCCGGGACCGCGACGACCGGCCGGGCGAGGCGTACGCGCTGGCCAGCCTGGGCTCGCTGCAGCAGCTCACGGGCCGCTACCAGGCGGCCGAGCTGACCCACCAGCAGGCACTGACCCTCTACCAGGGCCTGGGCAACCGGATCGGCCACGCCAACGCGCTGATGGCGCTGGGCGCGGTGCGGCTGGTCACCGGGCAGTACGACGCGGCCGAACGCGACCTGGAGCGGGCCGGCCTGATGTACCGCGAGCTGGACGAGGCGCGCGGTCGGATGAACACCGGCGCGTACCTGGGCGTGCTGCAGCAGGCCACCGGGCGCCACGCCCAGGCGGTGGCCAGCCTTGGCCAGGCGCTGGGGCTCTACCGCGAACAGGGCGACCTGCTCGGCGAGTCCCGGGTGCTCGCCTACCTGGGCGACGCGCTGCTCTCCACCGGCGACCACCAAGGCGCCGCCGACCGCCTCGGGCAGGCCCTGGCGCTCTGCCAGGAGCGCGGCGACCAGGCCGGCCAGGCGGAGGTGCGCAACCTGCTCGGCCGGCTGCTGACCACCACCGGCGACCTGGCCGGGGCGCAGGGCGAGTTCGCCGCCGCGCTGACCTGCGCGCTGGCGGCCGGCTCGCCGCTGGAGGAGGTGCGCGCGCTCAGCGGCCTGGGCCGCGGCGACCTGGCGGCCGGGCGCCCCTGCGAGGGCCGGACGCGGCTGCGGCAGGCGCTGACCCTGGCCCGCCGGCTCGGCGTCCCGGAGGCGGAGCGGATCGAGGCGGCGCTGTCGCCGCGCCCGACCGGGCTGTCGGCGGCCTGCTGA